Below is a genomic region from Chloroflexota bacterium.
ACCATGACCGCCATGCGAACACCCAATTGCCCATACATATAGGGTGAGAAGGCCACACTGGCCTGCATGCGGCCCTCCTTGATAGCCTGCTTAGCATCCTCGATGAAGTCCGTGCCAACGATGATGATCTGTCCCTGTTTTCCAGCGGCAGCCACTGCTTCGGCTACGGCCAAAGCCATGTCATCATTGGCACAGTAGAACCCTCGGATATCAGGATGGGCCTGGATGATGTTAGTGGCTAT
It encodes:
- a CDS encoding substrate-binding domain-containing protein encodes the protein IATNIIQAHPDIRGFYCANDDMALAVAEAVAAAGKQGQIIIVGTDFIEDAKQAIKEGRMQASVAFSPYMYGQLGVRMAVMVAEGKPIPEGVHTLNVLVTKDNVAQMEDWK